The following nucleotide sequence is from Aggregicoccus sp. 17bor-14.
GAAGCCGCAGCCTGATTCCGTCCGCCGTGGCCAGCGCGCCCGCCCCTGCCGCCATCAGGTACACGGCGTACTCGGCCTGCGAGAGCCCGGAGAGCACCATCGCCGTGGCGAAGGCGAGCAGCAGCAGCGCTGCGCCCGCTGCGGCAAGGCGCGGGCGCACCCCCAGCAGGAGAAGGACCCCGAGCGCCCCTTCGGCCAGCGTCGCCAGGACCGCGAGCGCAGGCGCCCAGGAGGGCGGGGCGAAGGCGTTGACCTCGGCGGTGTAGGTGACGAAGTGCGCGAAGTCGCCCCACCCCACTCCCGGCGTCCCCGGGGGGCCGCGCAGCCCGAGGCGGTCCGCCACGTTCCACACGAACGAGAACCCGATGAGCAGCCGCGCGGGGAGTGCGAGCAGCGGCACCCGCCCGCGCGAGGCCCACAGGGCGAGCGCCGCAGGAAGGAACAGCAGCGGGTAGAGCAGCTCCGAGGGACGCGCATGGCCACGCAGCAGCGCGTGTGCAGTCCACGCTCCCTGCCCGAGTACGAGCACGCCGAGCAGGCCGAAGGCGAGCGGCCGTGCGTGCTGCAGCCGCGCGCTCACGCCGGCACCCCGGGCGCGGAGAGGTCCCGCGCCTGCAGGCCGTGCTCGGCGCAGTAGCGGCGGTAGGTCTCCACGAGCGAGGCCGCGGTGTCGCGGCGCAGTACCGCCCCGCTCGCATCCAGGTACTCCATCGCCCCGTGCGCGACGATGTGCACCACCACGGGCTCCTCGCCCACCGCGCGCCAGCTGTCCACGTTGCCCGCGGGCTCGTACACGTACCCGCCCGGCCCCACGCGCTCGCCCGTCTCGCACAGCTCCCGGTAGCCCGAGAGGTTCACCGCGTGCACCTCGCCCTGGTGGCGGTGCAGCGGCACGAGCGTGCCCGGCTCGAGCCTCAGCAGCAGCACCCGCCCGCGCTCCTTCTGGAAGATGCACAGGGGCTTGAAGCTCTCCCCGGGGCCGAGCGGAATCCAGGGGAGCGAGGCGTCATCGACGGCGTGGGAGGCGTGGTGCGCAGGCAGGGTCATGGGCGGTTCTCCAGCTTCGGGACACGGCCATGCTGCGCCCGGGCTTGGTTCACCTGAAGGGCCAGGATTGACAATTCCTGCTGGGCCAAGTTCCCTCCCGTCCCATGGAGCTGCACCTCACCCTGCAGGGCCGGGGAGACCTCGTCCGGCAGATCCACCGCCAGCTGCGCGACGCCATCCTCGAGGGGCGCCTCGCTCCGGGCGAGCGGCTGCCGCCCACGCGCGAGCTCGCCGCGCGGCTCTCGGTGGCCCGCAACACGGTGGCGGTGGCGTACGAGTGGCTGAGCGCGGAGGGGCTGCTGAGCGGCCGGGCCGGCGCGGGCAGCTTCGTGGAACAGCCGCCCGGGGCTTCGCGCCCAGCGCGGGTGCGCAGCGCAGCGGGCGCGCCGCTCGTTCCGCGCCCGCAGTGGCGCCACCTCGAGGCCCCGCTCGACCGGGGCCCCGCCCCGCCCTACGACTTCGATGCGGGCGTGCCCGACGCGCGCCTTTTTCCCTACGACGCGTGGCGCAGGCACGTGGCCCGGCAGCTGCGCGCCTCGGCGCTGAGGGGCGGTGACGCGGACCCCGCGGGGCTGCCGCGGCTGCGCGCGGCGCTGGCGCATCACGTCGCCCTCGCGCGCGGGGTGCGCGCGGCCGCCGAGGACGTGCTCGTCACCAGCGGGGCGCAGGGGGCGCTGGACCTCATCGGCCGGGTGCTGCTCGAGCCAGGCGCACGCGTGGCGGTGGAGGAGCCAGGCTATCCTCCCGCACGCCGCCTCTTCGAGTCCCTCGGCGCCCGCATCGCGCCCGTGCCGGTGGATGCGCAGGGCCTGCGGGTTGACGCGCTGCCGGAGGACGCGCGGCTCGTCTACGTGACGCCCTCGCACCAGTTCCCGCTGGGCATGCCGCTCTCCCACGCGCGGCGGGTGGCGCTGCTCGCGTGGGCGGAGCGGCGCAACGCGGTGCTCGTGGAGGACGACTACGACAGCGAGTTCCGCTTCGGGGGCCGTCCGCTCGAGAGTCTGCAGGGCGCGGACCGCACCGGTCGCGTGCTCTACGTGGGCTCGCTCTCCAAGGTGATGCTGCC
It contains:
- a CDS encoding DoxX family membrane protein, whose amino-acid sequence is MSARLQHARPLAFGLLGVLVLGQGAWTAHALLRGHARPSELLYPLLFLPAALALWASRGRVPLLALPARLLIGFSFVWNVADRLGLRGPPGTPGVGWGDFAHFVTYTAEVNAFAPPSWAPALAVLATLAEGALGVLLLLGVRPRLAAAGAALLLLAFATAMVLSGLSQAEYAVYLMAAGAGALATADGIRLRLPFRVARRTV
- a CDS encoding cupin domain-containing protein: MTLPAHHASHAVDDASLPWIPLGPGESFKPLCIFQKERGRVLLLRLEPGTLVPLHRHQGEVHAVNLSGYRELCETGERVGPGGYVYEPAGNVDSWRAVGEEPVVVHIVAHGAMEYLDASGAVLRRDTAASLVETYRRYCAEHGLQARDLSAPGVPA
- a CDS encoding PLP-dependent aminotransferase family protein, encoding MELHLTLQGRGDLVRQIHRQLRDAILEGRLAPGERLPPTRELAARLSVARNTVAVAYEWLSAEGLLSGRAGAGSFVEQPPGASRPARVRSAAGAPLVPRPQWRHLEAPLDRGPAPPYDFDAGVPDARLFPYDAWRRHVARQLRASALRGGDADPAGLPRLRAALAHHVALARGVRAAAEDVLVTSGAQGALDLIGRVLLEPGARVAVEEPGYPPARRLFESLGARIAPVPVDAQGLRVDALPEDARLVYVTPSHQFPLGMPLSHARRVALLAWAERRNAVLVEDDYDSEFRFGGRPLESLQGADRTGRVLYVGSLSKVMLPSLRLGFLVAPASLQPALRAASALGVGHCPLPEQAALARFIEDGLLARHVRRMRRAYAARHARILAALQGDFGEWLEPVASETGLHLTAHLRAGGVAREADIVRRALEAGVRVGRLSALCAAKVPAAGLVLGYGAIALPRLDEGLRRLRAACAAAAVSRHPARPARGPRR